A genomic stretch from Syntrophobacterales bacterium includes:
- a CDS encoding DUF116 domain-containing protein, whose protein sequence is MKEPVEDSVFKDRKLGNEWADWDVLSDFHEHEIEEHSATFLALAVLTSIVLIGFAFAAWYMIRPRMEQFSAMLPRMVEWAMGLFVTCLLAALAIEVLVLRRGGRSFFPQKPIERLFLLILPKALWLGGCFGISRDRVGNSFIKVHNYIMTTHADRLSTERLLMLLPRCLEKTARSEIMSRSKEYEMHVITAGGGEEARRAIRQYRPTLILAVACERDLVSGIKDVSEKAPVLAIPNKRPEGPCKNTCLQIDKFEEILHFIRAQERGARGAATP, encoded by the coding sequence ATGAAGGAGCCCGTGGAAGATTCAGTATTCAAGGATAGAAAATTAGGGAATGAGTGGGCGGATTGGGATGTGCTCTCTGACTTTCATGAACACGAAATCGAAGAACATTCCGCGACCTTTCTGGCTCTTGCTGTATTGACCTCCATTGTGCTGATTGGTTTTGCTTTTGCGGCCTGGTATATGATAAGGCCCAGGATGGAACAGTTTAGCGCGATGCTGCCGAGAATGGTCGAATGGGCTATGGGCCTGTTCGTAACCTGTCTTCTCGCGGCTCTTGCGATTGAAGTCCTTGTTCTCAGAAGGGGGGGGAGATCGTTTTTTCCTCAAAAGCCGATCGAAAGACTATTTTTGTTGATACTTCCCAAGGCCCTGTGGCTTGGGGGGTGTTTCGGGATCAGCCGCGACCGGGTAGGGAATTCCTTTATCAAAGTCCATAATTATATCATGACGACCCACGCCGACAGATTAAGTACCGAGCGTCTTCTCATGCTTCTGCCGAGATGTCTGGAAAAAACAGCACGCAGCGAGATCATGAGCCGGTCTAAGGAATACGAGATGCATGTTATTACGGCCGGGGGCGGCGAAGAAGCAAGAAGAGCAATCAGACAATACAGGCCTACTCTGATTCTGGCAGTTGCGTGCGAGAGAGATTTGGTGAGCGGCATAAAAGATGTCTCAGAAAAAGCACCGGTCTTGGCCATACCAAACAAGAGGCCGGAAGGTCCCTGCAAGAATACATGTCTGCAAATAGATAAATTCGAAGAAATACTGCATTTTATCCGTGCGCAAGAAAGAGGGGCTCGTGGTGCGGCTACCCCATGA